In one window of Henckelia pumila isolate YLH828 chromosome 1, ASM3356847v2, whole genome shotgun sequence DNA:
- the LOC140887381 gene encoding probable WRKY transcription factor 2, whose protein sequence is MGGFDDHVTIMEDWMFPSPSPRAFFSSLVCEDNAAKSNTKYVNDGGTVLAPEVQDASRNTVENNGMRACVMVEEGSNINVPDEAKMSSCGGLMERITARTGFNAPRLNTKSIRPSEISKSAEVPPPCSAIPFGLSPTILLDSPVFLSNPLVLPSPTTGKFSFAPSGSVQNSSLMKDYHGKGKEKTFEDASAFAFRSVAASSLFPDIKAVNEVTANPSSLSPQPFLSVRDSSHLQNRLLHHTMEPSKVYFNIDENSPSSNEPQEDDGDQLCSEDPNADGGPSGDGYNWRKYGQKNVKASDCPRSYYKCTYANCPVKKKVERSQEGEITEIIYKGTHSHPKPPPGRRQDILEATSSAPLRQECSYGISAFQVLNGTKFGTGDDATSTFLNDDDEDDHTTHLSASLGYDGEGEELESKRRRIETYAEELSGSARAIREPRVVVQTTSDVDILDDGYRWRKYGQKVVKGNPNPRSYYKCTSPGCNVRKHVERACHDFKSVITTYEGKHNHDVPAARNSSHVKAVQVSSTAASSHEQKLEPPRPHCSTSHFESTPLGSFGLPGGPHPGYAFGMNHQAGLASLGMAVLGHNQVKLSAKPVHQYTGHQPLQVNNTDHTLPKEEEPNQ, encoded by the exons GTACAAGATGCATCACGAAATACTGTTGAAAATAATGGAATGCGAGCTTGTGTAATGGTAGAAGAAGGAAGCAACATAAATGTGCCGGATGAAGCGAAAATGAGCTCCTGTGGAGGTCTTATGGAGAGGATCACAGCTAGAACTGGTTTCAATGCTCCAAGGTTGAATACAAAGAGCATCAGACCTTCTGAGATTTCTAAGAGCGCCGAAGTTCCACCGCCTTGTTCAGCTATCCCTTTTGGGCTCAGCCCCACAATTTTGCTGGATTCACCCGTTTTCCTCTCAAATCCTCTG GTGTTGCCATCCCCTACAACTGGAAAATTTTCATTTGCTCCAAGTGGGAGTGTCCAGAATTCTTCATTGATGAAAGATTATCATGGGAAGGGCAAGGAGAAAACTTTTGAAGATGCCTCAGCATTTGCATTTAGATCAGTTGCCGCATCTAGTTTATTCCCTGATATTAAGGCAGTGAATGAAGTAACT GCGAATCCATCTAGTCTTTCTCCACAACCATTCCTTAGTGTTCGAGATTCTTCTCATTTACAAAATCGCCTATTGCATCACACTATGGAACCCTCCAAAGTTTACTTCAACATTGATG AGAATTCTCCGTCTTCAAATGAACCACAGGAGGATGATGGAGATCAATTGTGCAGCGAAGATCCCAATGCTGATGGTGGCCCATCAGGGGATGGTTATAATTGGAGAAAATATGGCCAGAAAAATGTGAAAGCAAGTGACTGTCCTCGGAGTTATTACAAGTGCACTTATGCAAATTGCCCAGTTAAAAAGAAAGTGGAACGGTCCCAAGAAGGCGAGATTACAGAAATAATCTACAAGGGAACACACAGCCACCCGAAACCTCCACCAGGTCGGAGGCAAGATATTCTCGAAGCAACATCCTCAGCTCCATTGAGGCAAGAATGCAGCTATGGAATCAGTGCTTTTCAGGTTCTAAATGGCACCAAATTTGGGACAGGGGACGATGCGACTTCCACCTTTTTAAATGACGATGATGAAGATGATCATACAACTCATTTAAGCGCGTCATTAGGTTATGATGGCGAAGGAGAAGAATTGGAATCAAAGAGAAG GAGAATTGAAACTTACGCTGAAGAACTGAGTGGGTCTGCCAGAGCCATAAGGGAGCCTAGAGTTGTGGTCCAAACCACCAGCGATGTCGACATACTGGACGACGGATATAGGTGGCGCAAATATGGTCAGAAAGTCGTGAAAGGAAACCCAAACCCGAG GAGTTACTACAAATGTACCAGCCCTGGCTGCAACGTCCGCAAGCACGTGGAGAGGGCTTGCCACGACTTCAAGTCCGTAATAACCACATACGAGGGGAAGCACAACCACGATGTCCCCGCAGCTCGTAACAGCAGCCATGTTAAAGCTGTGCAAGTCTCTAGTACTGCTGCTTCAAGTCATGAACAGAAGCTGGAGCCGCCTCGACCTCATTGCAGCACATCCCATTTCGAAAGCACCCCGCTCGGGTCGTTTGGTCTCCCGGGCGGACCGCATCCTGGATATGCGTTTGGAATGAATCATCAAGCTGGGTTAGCCAGTCTTGGAATGGCTGTTTTAGGACACAACCAAGTGAAGTTATCAGCAAAACCAGTCCATCAATATACCGGGCATCAGCCACTCCAGGTGAACAATACGGACCATACGCTGCCCAAAGAAGAAGAACCAAATCAATAA